Proteins found in one Sorghum bicolor cultivar BTx623 chromosome 1, Sorghum_bicolor_NCBIv3, whole genome shotgun sequence genomic segment:
- the LOC110429773 gene encoding UDP-glycosyltransferase 83A1-like, giving the protein MGHMAKTHVLVLPMPCQGHVTPLMELSHLLVDQGFEVTFINTDVDHTLVVAALDATGGGVAALGGGIHLASIPDGLADDEDRKDINKLVDAYSRHMPGYLESLLADMEAAGRPRAKWLVGDVNMGWSFEVAKKFGIRVVSFWPAATACFAFMLKIPKLVEDGLIDDKGIAGCGLSEQGR; this is encoded by the exons ATGGGCCACATGGCCAAGACTCACGTCCTGGTGCTGCCGATGCCGTGCCAGGGCCATGTCACGCCGCTCATGGAGCTCTCCCACCTCCTCGTCGACCAAGGCTTCGAGGTCACCTTCATCAACACCGACGTAGACCACACCTTGGTGGTAGCCGCGCTGGACgccaccggcggcggcgtggcGGCGCTAGGCGGCGGCATCCACCTGGCGTCCATCCCGGACGGGCTGGCCGACGACGAGGACCGCAAGGACATCAACAAGCTCGTCGACGCCTACTCGCGCCACATGCCGGGCTACCTGGAGAGCCTCCTCGCCGACATGGAGGCCGCCGGGCGGCCCAGGGCGAAGTGGCTCGTCGGCGACGTCAACATGGGCTGGTCCTTTGAGGTCGCCAAGAAGTTCGGCATCCGGGTCGTGTCCTTCTGGCCGGCGGCCACGGCGTGCTTCGCCTTCATGCTCAAGATCCCCAAGCTGGTAGAGGATGGACTCATCGACGACAAGG GTATTGCGGGCTGCGGCTTGAGTGAACAAGGACGTTGA
- the LOC8086219 gene encoding uncharacterized protein LOC8086219: MAKAHVLVLPMPCQGHVTPLMELSHRLVDQGFEVTFVNTDVDHALVVTALEASGGAAAFGGGIHLASIPDGLADDEDRKDINKLVDAYSRHMPGYLESLLADMEAAGRPRAKWLVGDVNMGWSFEIAKKFGIRVVSFWPAASACLAFMLKIPNLIEEGLINDKGLPVRQETFQLAPGMPPLHSSQLSWNNAGEPEGQHIIFDLVTLNNKLNELAEMVVSNSFYEAEAGAFKLFPSILPIGPLFADPAFRKPVGHFLPEDERCIKWLDTQPDASVVYVAFGSITIFDPRQFEELAEGLELTGRPFLWVVRPDFTPGLSKAWLHEFQQRVAGKGMIVSWCSQQQVLAHRAVACFVSHCGWNSTMEGVRNGVPFLCWPYFCDQYLNRSYIINVWRTGLAVTPDADGIVTQEELRSKVEQVVGDADIKDRALVFKDAARRCIAEGGSSNDNFKKLVNLLSSGTRKFGFGFGFGGVCDILNALFLSSFKKNKNYLALAKAAAANPPYDSISIQHGGARVTTVRHYHHKVSDAAPLATARLGFASDFPAPAMAAPHVLALPFPAQGHVIPLMQLSHRLVENGIEVTFVNTELNHALVLDAMPADGTGRSLDGIHLVGVPDGLADGDDRKDLGKLVDGFSRHMPGYLEELVGRTEASGGTKISWLIADEAMGWAFEVAMKLGIRAAAFWPGSAAFLATILRIPQMIQDGIIDEKGWPNRQETFQFAPGMPPLHTSQLPWNNSGLPEGQPAIFQLLTRNNEARDLAEVIVCNSFRDAEPEAFKLYPDVMPIGPLFADRQFHKPVGQFLPEDTGCLEWLDAQADRSVVYVAFGSFTVFNPRQFEELALGLELAGRPFLWVVRPDFTAAGLSKAWLDEFRDRVGGRGMIVSWCPQQQVLAHRAVACFVSHCGWNSTMEGVRNAVPFLCWPYFTDQFQNESYICNVWRTGLAVAPGPDGVVTKEELSGKVERVLGDDGIRERVSALRDAACRSIAEGGSSRDNFKKFVELLKLKD, from the exons ATGGCCAAGGCTCACGTCCTGGTGCTGCCGATGCCGTGCCAGGGCCACGTCACGCCGCTCATGGAGCTCTCCCACCGTCTGGTCGACCAAGGCTTCGAGGTCACCTTCGTCAACACCGATGTGGACCACGCCTTGGTGGTAACCGCGCTGGAGGCctccggcggcgcggcggcgtttGGCGGCGGCATCCACCTGGCGTCCATCCCGGACGGGCTTGCCGACGACGAGGACCGCAAGGACATCAACAAGCTCGTCGACGCATACTCGCGCCACATGCCGGGCTACCTGGAGAGCCTCCTCGCCGACATGGAGGCCGCCGGGCGGCCCAGGGCGAAGTGGCTCGTCGGCGACGTCAACATGGGCTGGTCCTTCGAGATCGCCAAGAAGTTCGGCATCCGGGTCGTGTCCTTCTGGCCGGCGGCCTCGGCGTGCTTGGCCTTCATGCTCAAGATTCCCAACCTGATAGAGGAAGGACTCATAAACGACAAGG GGTTGCCAGTCCGGCAGGAGACGTTCCAGCTGGCCCCGGGGATGCCGCCGCTGCACTCGTCGCAGCTGTCGTGGAACAACGCCGGCGAGCCCGAGGGGCAGCACATCATCTTCGACCTGGTGACCCTGAACAACAAGCTGAACGAGCTCGCGGAGATGGTGGTGAGCAACTCCTTCTACGAGGCGGAGGCCGGCGCGTTCAAGCTCTTCCCCAGCATCCTGCCCATCGGCCCGCTGTTCGCCGACCCGGCGTTCCGGAAGCCCGTGGGGCACTTCCTGCCGGAGGACGAGAGGTGCATCAAGTGGCTGGACACGCAGCCGGACGCGTCCGTCGTGTACGTGGCCTTCGGCAGCATCACCATCTTCGACCCGCGCCAGttcgaggagctcgccgaggggCTGGAGCTCACCGGCCGGCCGTTCCTGTGGGTGGTGCGCCCGGACTTCACCCCCGGCCTCAGCAAGGCGTGGCTCCACGAGTTCCAGCAGCGCGTCGCTGGCAAGGGCATGATCGTCAGCTGGTGCTCACAACAACAG GTTCTGGCTCACCGCGCGGTGGCATGCTTCGTGTCGCACTGCGGGTGGAACTCGACCATGGAGGGGGTGAGGAACGGCGTGCCGTTCCTGTGCTGGCCCTACTTCTGCGACCAGTACCTGAACCGGAGCTACATTATCAACGTGTGGAGGACGGGCCTGGCGGTGACGCCCGACGCAGACGGGATCGTAACGCAGGAGGAGCTGAGGAGCAAGGTGGAGCAGGTCGTCGGCGACGCCGACATAAAGGACAGGGCGCTGGTGTTCAAGGATGCAGCCCGCCGGTGCATCGCCGAAGGGGGATCCTCGAATGACAACTTCAAAAAGCTCGTCAACCTGCTCA GTTCGGGTACCCGCAAATTCGGGTTCGGGTTCGGGTTCGG aggagTATGTGATATATTGAATGCTCTGTTTCTAAGTtcgtttaaaaaaaacaaaaattatcTGGCTCTAGCTAAGGCAGCGGCCGCCAATCCTCCATATGACTCCATATCCATTCAGCACGGTGGTGCTCGTGTCACAACCGTGCGGCATTATCACCACAAGGTTTCAGACGCCGCCCCCCTGGCCACTGCACGTCTTGGTTTTGCTTCCGACTTCCCAGCTCCTGCCATGGCGGCGCCTCATGTCCTGGCCCTGCCGTTCCCTGCCCAGGGGCACGTCATCCCTCTGATGCAGCTCTCCCACCGGCTGGTCGAGAATGGCATCGAGGTCACCTTCGTCAACACCGAGCTCAACCACGCGCTCGTGCTAGACGCGATGCCGGCTGACGGCACTGGCCGGTCGCTCGACGGCATCCACCTGGTGGGCGTCCCGGACGGGCTGGCCGACGGCGACGACCGCAAGGACCTCGGCAAGCTCGTCGACGGGTTCTCACGGCACATGCCGGGCTACCTGGAGGAGCTTGTCGGTAGGACTGAGGCGTCCGGGGGCACAAAGATCAGTTGGCTCATCGCCGACGAGGCCATGGGGTGGGCGTTCGAGGTCGCCATGAAGCTCGGCATCAGGGCCGCCGCCTTCTGGCCCGGGTCGGCGGCCTTCCTCGCCACAATTTTGAGAATTCCTCAGATGATACAGGACGGCATCATCGACGAGAAAG GGTGGCCAAATCGGCAGGAGACATTCCAGTTCGCGCCGGGGATGCCACCGCTCCACACGTCGCAGCTGCCGTGGAACAACTCCGGCTTGCCGGAGGGCCAACCGGCCATATTCCAGCTCCTCACCCGGAACAACGAGGCCAGAGACCTCGCCGAGGTCATCGTCTGCAACTCGTTCCGGGACGCGGAACCTGAAGCGTTCAAGCTGTACCCCGACGTCATGCCCATCGGCCCCCTGTTCGCGGACCGTCAGTTCCACAAGCCGGTGGGGCAGTTCTTGCCGGAGGACACCGGGTGCCTCGAGTGGCTCGACGCGCAGGCCGACCGCTCCGTCGTGTACGTGGCGTTCGGCAGCTTCACCGTCTTCAACCCGCGGCAGTTCGAGGAGCTTGCGCTGGGGCTGGAGCTCGCTGGCCGGCCGTTCCTGTGGGTGGTGCGGCCGGACTTCACCGCTGCTGGCCTGAGCAAAGCGTGGCTCGACGAGTTCCGGGACCGTGTCGGCGGCAGGGGCATGATCGTGAGCTGGTGCCCCCAGCAGCAG GTGCTGGCTCACCGTGCGGTGGCGTGCTTCGTGTCGCACTGCGGGTGGAACTCGACGATGGAAGGGGTGAGGAACGCGGTGCCGTTCCTGTGCTGGCCCTACTTCACGGACCAGTTCCAGAACGAGAGCTACATCTGCAACGTGTGGAGGACCGGCTTGGCGGTGGCGCCGGGGCCGGACGGCGTCGtgacgaaggaggagctgagcgGCAAAGTGGAGCGAGTCCTTGGAGACGACGGGATCAGGGAGAGGGTGAGCGCGCTCAGGGATGCGGCGTGCAGGTCCATCGCCGAGGGTGGGTCGTCGCGTGACAACTTCAAGAAGTTTGTGGAGCTCCTGAAACTGAAAGACTAA
- the LOC8086217 gene encoding UDP-glycosyltransferase 83A1, with the protein MLPFSMLSSVELLFLCEYHAQSQAELLPPRVPFQDQSSPPFLMAMAAPRVLVLPYPAQGHVTPMMELSHCLVEHGVKVTFVNTEANHGLILGALATGDSEFGGVDMVSIPDGLGCGEDRKDLARLTDSFSKFMPAELEKLIASINADEQEREKASWLIADVNMAWAFPVAKKHGLRTAGFCPSSAAMFAMRIKIPEMISDGVLDERGWPKRRGTFRLAPAMPAIDTSEFSWNRAGDAKGQPIIFQLILQNNAATHLAETIVCNSVQELEPGAFALFPGVLPVGPLSVSSDKPVGGFWAEDASCAAWLDAQPDSSVVYVAFGSLAAYDAAQLVELAEGLLLTSRPFLWVVRPGLAGEHLLEQLRRRAAPRGRVVSWCPQQSVLAHPAVACFLTHCGWNSTMEAVRSGVPLLCWPYFTDQFLNQSYICDVWGTGLKVHPPRSMASSPQRPRVMMLPLAAQGHVMPLMELSHLLVEHGFEVVFVNTDFNHARIITALEGAAPAPVGIDLISFPDGMAPDGDRTDIGKLLDGLPAAMLGGLEETIRSRNIRWVVADVSMSFVLELVPKVGVRVALFSTFSAANFALRMHLPKMLEDGIIDETGNVKRNERVQLNPKMPAIDASKLPWITIGKSPESRRAMIQSAITTIPTLALAETIVCNTFQEIESVALAHLPIPAVAIGPLEAPKSTSSASAATGHFWAQDVTCLRWLDAQAPGSVVYVAFGSLTVFDVERLQELADGLVLTGRPFLWVVRPNFAYGVGEGWIDGFRRRVAGKGLIVGWAPQQRVLSHPSVACFVTHCGWNSTMEAVRHGVPLLCWPYFADQFFNQTYICDLWGVGLKVCADGRGIVTKEEIRDKVERLLGDEEIKARTLALKSAACASVADGGSSHQDLLKLVNLLREN; encoded by the exons ATGTTGCCCTTTTCCATGTTATCCAGCGTAGAGCTATTGTTTCTTTGCGAGTATCACGCGCAGTCGCAGGCAGAGCTTTTGCCACCAAGAGTTCCATTCCAAGATCAAAGCTCCCCACCTTTTCTCATGGCCATGGCGGCACCACGCGTCCTAGTCCTGCCTTACCCCGCGCAGGGCCATGTCACCCCAATGATGGAGCTCTCCCACTGCCTCGTCGAGCACGGCGTCAAGGTCACCTTCGTGAACACCGAGGCAAACCACGGTTTGATTCTTGGTGCCTTGGCGACCGGAGACAGCGAATTCGGCGGGGTCGACATGGTGTCCATACCGGACGGCCTGGGCTGCGGCGAAGACCGGAAGGATCTCGCCCGTCTCACCGACTCCTTCTCCAAGTTCATGCCCGCCGAGCTGGAGAAGCTCATTGCCAGCATCAATGCCGACGAGCAAGAGCGCGAGAAGGCCAGCTGGTTGATTGCCGATGTGAACATGGCGTGGGCCTTCCCCGTGGCGAAGAAGCACGGCCTCCGGACCGCCGGGTTCTgcccgtcgtcggcggcgatgttCGCGATGAGGATCAAAATTCCTGAGATGATAAGCGACGGCGTTCTCGACGAGAGAGGCTGGCCCAAGCGGCGCGGCACGTTCCGGCTGGCTCCGGCGATGCCGGCCATCGACACGTCGGAGTTCTCGTGGAACCGCGCCGGCGACGCCAAGGGCCAGCCAATCATCTTCCAGCTGATCCTCCAGAACAACGCGGCCACGCACCTGGCCGAGACCATCGTCTGCAACTCCGTCCAGGAGCTCGAGCCCGGGGCCTTTGCGCTCTTCCCCGGCGTCCTCCCCGTGGGCCCGCTCTCGGTCTCCTCCGACAAGCCGGTCGGCGGCTTCTGGGCCGAGGACGCCTCCTGCGCCGCGTGGCTGGACGCGCAGCCGGACAGCTCCGTCGTGTACGTCGCGTTCGGCAGCCTCGCCGCCTACGACGCAGCGCAGCTAGTCGAGCTCGCCGAGGGGCTGCTGCTGACCTCACGGCCGTTCCTGTGGGTGGTCAGGCCGGGGTTGGCGGGCGAGCACCTCCTTGAGCagctccgccgccgcgccgcgccgcgcgggCGCGTGGTGAGCTGGTGCCCGCAGCAGAGCGTGCTGGCGCACCCGGCGGTCGCCTGCTTCCTGACGCACTGCGGCTGGAACTCGACGATGGAGGCGGTGCGGAGCGGCGTGCCGCTCCTGTGCTGGCCCTACTTCACCGACCAGTTCTTGAACCAGAGCTACATCTGCGACGTGTGGGGGACAGGGCTGAAGGT CCACCCTCCTCGATCCATGGCATCGTCTCCTCAGCGGCCTCGTGTAATGATGCTGCCGTTGGCCGCGCAGGGCCATGTCATGCCCCTCATGGAGCTCTCCCACCTGCTCGTCGAGCACGGATTCGAGGTCGTCTTCGTGAACACGGACTTCAACCATGCCCGCATCATCACGGCCCTGGAAGGAGCGGCCCCTGCCCCCGTCGGGATCGACCTGATCTCCTTCCCGGACGGCATGGCCCCCGACGGTGACCGCACCGACATCGGCAAGCTGCTCGACGGCCTGCCGGCGGCGATGCTCGGCGGCCTCGAGGAGACGATCAGGTCCAGGAACATCAGGTGGGTGGTGGCCGACGTGTCCATGAGCTTCGTGCTGGAGCTAGTCCCCAAAGTGGGCGTGCGTGTCGCCTTGTTCTCCACTTTCTCCGCCGCCAACTTCGCGCTGAGGATGCACCTTCCCAAGATGCTAGAGGATGGCATCATCGACGAAACGG GGAATGTGAAAAGGAACGAGAGGGTCCAGCTAAACCCCAAGATGCCGGCCATCGACGCCTCCAAGCTTCCATGGATCACTATTGGCAAGAGCCCCGAGTCACGGAGAGCCATGATCCAGAGCGCCATCACGACCATCCCGACACTAGCGCTCGCCGAAACTATTGTCTGCAACACTTTCCAGGAGATCGAGTCCGTGGCGCTGGCCCACCTCCCCATACCGGCGGTCGCCATCGGCCCGCTGGAGGCGCCCAAGTcgacgtcgtcggcatcggcggcgACTGGCCATTTCTGGGCGCAAGACGTAACCTGCCTCCGCTGGCTCGACGCGCAGGCTCCCGGCTCCGTCGTCTACGTGGCGTTCGGGAGCCTCACGGTGTTCGACGTGGAACGGCTCCAGGAGCTGGCCGACGGCCTGGTGCTCACCGGGCGGCCGTTCCTGTGGGTGGTCCGGCCCAACTTCGCCTACGGTGTCGGCGAGGGCTGGATCGACGGGTTCCGGCGCCGCGTCGCCGGCAAGGGGCTCATCGTCGGCTGGGCTCCCCAGCAGCGCGTGCTCTCGCACCCCTCGGTGGCGTGCTTCGTGACGCACTGCGGGTGGAACTCGACCATGGAAGCGGTGCGGCACGGCGTCCCGCTCCTCTGCTGGCCCTACTTCGCCGACCAGTTCTTCAACCAGACCTACATCTGCGACCTGTGGGGCGTTGGGCTGAAGGTCTGCGCCGACGGGAGGGGAATTGTCACCAAGGAGGAGATCAGGGACAAGGTGGAGCGGCTGCTTGGGGACGAAGAGATCAAGGCGAGGACGCTGGCCTTGAAGAGCGCGGCGTGCGCCAGCGTCGCGGATGGAGGGTCCTCGCATCAGGATCTGCTCAAGTTAGTGAATTTGCTAAGAGAAAATTAG